In one window of Gloeomargarita sp. SKYB120 DNA:
- a CDS encoding DUF4340 domain-containing protein, whose amino-acid sequence MKLSTSTLIILALAIGLAGGVAYWEWVGKPQRQEQATRKARLFNFTEKDVTAITIIKPKETLKFERVKPGEWKMVQPQQKPANTAPIAFLLGQMTTAERVQDQDLTIKPEEKAQFGLTTPLAMIQVTLENGNQHRLILGNPDFTGVALYAQIDPPTEATSLSVALVPIDLRNAVDRPLGEWQASPKPEKKPETKSSPKP is encoded by the coding sequence ATGAAACTCTCGACCAGTACGTTAATCATCCTAGCCTTAGCGATTGGATTAGCGGGGGGCGTGGCCTACTGGGAATGGGTAGGTAAACCCCAGCGCCAGGAACAAGCCACCCGCAAAGCGCGATTGTTTAACTTCACTGAAAAAGATGTCACAGCTATCACGATTATCAAGCCCAAAGAAACCCTCAAATTTGAACGGGTGAAACCAGGGGAATGGAAAATGGTGCAGCCTCAACAAAAACCGGCGAATACCGCCCCAATTGCCTTTCTGCTAGGACAGATGACGACTGCGGAACGGGTACAAGATCAGGATTTAACGATTAAACCTGAAGAAAAAGCCCAGTTTGGTTTGACAACCCCGCTAGCAATGATTCAAGTAACGCTGGAAAATGGCAACCAACACCGTTTAATCTTGGGCAATCCAGACTTTACTGGCGTGGCTTTATACGCCCAAATTGACCCTCCTACTGAAGCCACCTCCTTGTCGGTTGCCCTAGTGCCGATTGACTTACGCAACGCGGTGGACCGTCCTTTAGGGGAGTGGCAGGCATCACCCAAACCGGAGAAAAAGCCGGAAACAAAATCTAGTCCAAAACCTTGA
- a CDS encoding amidohydrolase, with amino-acid sequence GTVGVRSGPLMAASDFFSCRIQGRGGHGAKPEQTIDALVIGAQVVVAFQTVVARQVSPLEPAVVTVGEFHAGSARNVIADQAYFGGTVRYFHPDLASTLPKKLEAIVQGICTAYGAHYEWNYEYLYPPLINDPAMADLVRSVAEQVVEPALGVVPNCQTLGGEDMAFFLQEVPGCYFFLGSANPTKGLDFPHHHPRFDFDEEVLCLGVELLVRCLEQYIGR; translated from the coding sequence GGAACAGTCGGTGTACGCAGTGGGCCGTTGATGGCAGCGTCTGACTTTTTCAGTTGCCGGATTCAAGGACGGGGAGGACACGGGGCCAAACCCGAGCAAACCATTGATGCCCTGGTGATTGGCGCGCAGGTGGTAGTGGCCTTTCAAACCGTAGTGGCACGGCAGGTGAGTCCTTTAGAGCCAGCAGTCGTTACCGTTGGGGAGTTCCATGCGGGTTCAGCGCGCAACGTGATTGCCGACCAAGCCTACTTCGGTGGCACAGTCCGCTATTTCCACCCTGATCTGGCATCCACCTTACCGAAAAAACTCGAGGCGATTGTTCAAGGAATTTGTACAGCCTATGGTGCTCACTACGAGTGGAATTATGAATACCTCTATCCCCCTCTAATCAACGACCCAGCCATGGCTGATCTGGTGCGGTCCGTGGCGGAACAAGTGGTTGAACCAGCTCTGGGAGTGGTGCCCAATTGTCAAACGTTGGGGGGAGAAGACATGGCCTTTTTCCTCCAGGAAGTGCCTGGGTGCTACTTCTTTTTGGGGTCAGCCAATCCCACCAAAGGATTGGATTTTCCTCATCATCATCCCCGTTTTGATTTTGATGAAGAAGTCCTCTGTCTAGGCGTAGAATTGTTGGTGCGGTGCTTAGAGCAATATATAGGACGATGA